A single region of the Xenopus laevis strain J_2021 chromosome 4L, Xenopus_laevis_v10.1, whole genome shotgun sequence genome encodes:
- the LOC108713540 gene encoding zinc finger protein 420, which yields MASRKHERKFFASATDANPNWLKKEHNGEFDKNLAEHDGEETKLNDLQQTVHSTENPCEIYSKCSATSVHLPVGRQYNHLNPVCSAIHKCTVCGKQFSRKSDLTVHQRIHTGERPYKCSYCGKGFCQASMVRRHERTHTGEKPYQCCDCDKSFARSTSLLIHRTRHTGDRSLRCDCGRMFINKAFLQKHRQTHMYQPHPCNICGEVFKNQLGLRVHKRSKHSEKSYNCSECGKCFVRLHLLKKHLKKHNDDQPKAFHTQKRKITSDSFFVKQTSPMHLGEKKKLKHEDFNISLDCSVSPKHSVCLECGKTFSNPTALQKHQLIHGKGSLICAECGKTFVRKSDLTVHLRIHSGERPYSCSYCGKCFCQASMLRRHERTHTGEKPYQCSECEKSFARSTSLLIHRNSHITDKPFKCKSCDITFSNTTQLRQHTKTHRFPIKAPCDMCNKSCGQAHACGLHGSGQLSEDPFLCSDCGRTFNSDLGLQRHLLTHAQQPFPCKMCGVVFNSRFDFRLHQRSHPPDRPFICSHCGKSFPRLNLLRIHQNTHTGSRPYECSFCKKTFSDPSTLRQHRQRHQGVKLTLFKDKAVPVNQESANPSINTHACPSVCLECGKTFSNPSALQKHQQSHEKESLLCAECGKNFARKSDLTVHLRIHTGERPYKCSYCGKGFCQASMARRHERTHTGEKPYQCSDCEKCFSRSSSLLIHRNKHIDAKPFKCVSCDQTFSNAGQLHTHVKTHEEYVNNPAKNNLPNEK from the coding sequence ATGGCCTCCAGAAAACATGAAAGAAAATTCTTTGCAAGTGCTACTGATGCCAACCCAAATTGGTTGAAAAAGGAACATAATGGTGAATTTGATAAGAATTTGGCAGAACATGATGGTGAAGAAACAAAACTGAATGATCTCCAACAGACAGTCCATAGCACAGAAAATCCATGTGAAATATATTCCAAATGTTCTGCTACAAGTGTACATCTACCTGTGGGCCGGCAGTATAATCATTTAAACCCAGTCTGTTCTGCCATTCACAAGTGTACTGTCTGTGGGAAGCAGTTTTCTCGAAAGTCAGACTTGACAGTGCACCAGAGGATTCACACGGGTGAGAGGCCATACAAGTGTTCATATTGTGGAAAGGGCTTCTGCCAGGCATCCATGGTACGGAGACATGAGAGAACTCATACAGGTGAAAAACCCTATCAGTGCTGTGACTGTGACAAGTCATTTGCTCGTTCCACCTCCCTACTGATCCACAGGACCAGGCACACTGGGGACAGGTCCTTAAGATGCGACTGTGGACGAATGTTTATTAACAAGGCATTCCTTCAAAAGCATCGGCAGACTCATATGTATCAGCCGCATCCTTGCAATATTTGTGGTGAGGTCTTCAAAAACCAACTTGGTCTCAGGGTGCACAAGCGTAGCAAACACTCCGAGAAATCCTATAACTGCTCTGAATGTGGAAAATGCTTTGTACGTTTACACCTGTTAAAAAAGCACCTGAAAAAGCACAATGATGATCAGCCTAAAGCGTTTCacacacagaaaaggaaaatcacCTCTGATTCTTTCTTTGTAAAACAGACTTCTCCTATGCATCTgggggagaaaaaaaagcttaaacaTGAAGACTTCAATATCTCTCTGGACTGCTCTGTCTCTCCTAAACATTCTGTTTGCCTTGAGTGTGGCAAGACATTCAGCAACCCCACCGCTCTGCAGAAGCATCAGTTGATTCATGGCAAAGGTTCTCTTATTTGTGCAGAGTGCGGAAAAACCTTTGTTCGGAAGTCGGACTTGACCGTTCATTTACGAATTCATTCAGGGGAAAGGCCTTACAGTTGTTCATACTGTGGAAAATGCTTTTGTCAAGCATCCATGTTAAGACGTCATGAGAGAACACACACGGGGGAGAAGCCCTATCAGTGCTCAGAGTGTGAAAAATCCTTTGCACGCTCCACTTCTTTGCTCATTCACAGGAATTCTCACATTACGGACAAGCCATTTAAATGCAAGTCTTGTGATATAACCTTCTCCAACACAACTCAACTTCGTCAGCACACCAAAACACACAGGTTTCCTATAAAAGCCCCTTGTGATATGTGCAATAAATCATGTGGCCAGGCTCATGCTTGCGGCCTACATGGTTCAGGGCAGTTGAGTGAAGATCCTTTCCTCTGTTCTGACTGTGGAAGGACTTTTAACAGTGATTTAGGATTGCAGAGACACTTACTTACGCATGCACAACAGCCCTTCCCCTGTAAGATGTGCGGTGTTGTTTTTAATAGCCGCTTTGATTTTAGACTCCATCAGCGCAGTCATCCACCTGATAGGCCCTTTATCTGCTCTCATTGTGGTAAGAGCTTTCCACGTTTAAACCTATTACGTATTCACCAGAACACCCACACTGGAAGCAGACCCTACGAGTGCTCCTTTTGCAAGAAGACATTTTCAGATCCCTCGACACTGCGGCAACATCGGCAAAGGCACCAAGGGGTAAAACTGACTTTATTTAAAGATAAGGCTGTTCCTGTGAACCAGGAGAGTGCTAATCCCTCCATAAACACACATGCCTGCCCTTCAGTATGTCTTGAGTGTGGCAAGACTTTCAGCAATCCTTCAGCATTACAAAAACACCAGCAGTCTCATGAGAAAGAATCTCTTCTTTGTGCCGAGTGTGGAAAGAATTTTGCTAGAAAATCAGACCTAACAGTCCACTTGAGAATCCATACAGGCGAGAGGCCATATAAATGTTCATACTGTGGGAAGGGCTTCTGCCAAGCATCAATGGCGAGGCGACACGAAAGGACACACACTGGAGAGAAGCCATATCAGTGTTCTGACTGTGAAAAATGCTTTTCTCGCTCCTCCTCTCTATTGATCCACAGGAACAAACATATTGATGCCAAACCGTTTAAATGTGTTTCCTGTGACCAGACTTTCTCAAATGCAGGCCAATTACACACTCACGTAAAGACTCATGAAGAGTACGTAAATAATCCTGCAAAGAACAACCTCCCTAATGAGAAATGA